The genomic stretch CGTGCCGTCCGTCTATAGGGAAGCGACCACCATGACGACCGCATTGACCGCCGCAGTCAGCCTCATCCTGGGACAGAGCCACTCGATCTACGACTACGTCCAGCCCAACCTGAAGGACGTTTCTTTCACCGCCAAGGTCGGCGACGCGAACCAAAAGGAGCTTGCTAAGATCAACGAGGACTTTGCCAAGTCTTATCGGATCAAGTCGACCCTCGTCCGCCTGAAAGAGCCGATGAAGCTGCGGGTCGAATCGGAGCTAGACCCTGACAACAAGATCGTCATGGTGCTGAACGGCGCCACGCAGTCGTACCGCTACCCGCGGGCCGGGCTGGGGGGCAAGCAAAACTTGTCGCGGTCGCCCGGTAAACGGCAGACGTTCCTGGACTTCGGCCTCCTGACGCCCGGTTTGTTCAAGGACTTCTATGTCCCGCACTTCGTGAGGATGGACCGGGATTCTGGGCTCGCCGTCTTTGACCTGACATTCCCGAAGGCCCTCGACGACACGTCGCGCCAGCGTGTCTTCATCGACCCGTCGAAGCATTACATTGTCAAGAGGGAGTGGTACGCCCAAGAAGGCAACCTCCGGGCCGTCTTCCACTATGACAAGCCGGTGCAGTCTGGTGGCGTGTGGATACCCACCAAGACCACGGTCTACAACGCCGAGCGTAAGGTGGCGGGAGTGACCAACTATTCCGGCGTCAGGGCCAACAGCGGGTTGAGCGAAGACCTGTTCCGCATCGGCTGACCGTACGATTCCGGACATTGGCGGTCGGATTCCTCCTGGAGCCTTGCCGCCACGGAGCCGTCGGCCTAGTCAACCGTCACAATAGCACCATGCCCGTGATGTGGCTTGCCCTGGCCGTCCTTGAAGACCACGAACTCAAGGCCGGTGACGTCCTATCAAAATCGACCAACGTTGTGCGCCGGTCATATGACTTCGCCAACGACGACGAGACGGGCCGGACATCGGCCGTCACCGTCAAGGGAAAGGGGATCGTCATCGATTTCCAAGGTGCCACCCTGCGCGGCACCCCCGCGACGACCCCTCCGGACAAGCGCCTCGGCACCGCCCTCATCGTGGAAGGTGAGGACATAACCGTCAAGAACCTCAACGTCCGCGGCTACAAGCTTGGCCTCCTGGCGCGGCAGGTGAAGGGCCTCAAACTCATCAACTGCGACTTCTCCTACAACTGGAAGCAGCACCTGGGCTCGACGCTGGAGCGAGAGGACGAATCCGACTGGATGAGTTACCACCACAACGAAGCCAACGAGTGGTTCCGTTATGGGGCGGGCGCTTACCTTGACCGGGTCACCGATTTCGAGGTCAAAGGGTGCACCGCGGTCGGTGGGCAGTGCGGCCTGATGATGACCAAGTGCGAAAGGGGGCTTGTCTGGAACAACGACTTCAGCTTCCTCAGCGGATTGGGCGTCGGCATGTACCGGACAAGCCATGTCAAGGTCATGCACAACAAGATCGATTGGTGTGTGCGCGGCTACAGCCACGGTGTCTATAACCGCGGGCAAGACTCGGCCGGCATTCTGGTTTTCGAGCAGTGCATGGACAACACCTTTGCTTACAACTCGGTGACCCATGGCGGCGACGGCTTCTTCCTGTGGGCTGGTCAGACGACGATGGACACCGGCAAGGGAGGGTGCAACAACAACCTCCTCTATGGCAACGACTTCAGCCATGCCCCGACGAACGGCATCGAGGCGACGTTCAGCCAGAACGCCTTCGTCAACAACCTTGTCCTTGAGTGCTGGCACGGAGTCTGGGGCGGCTACAGCTATGACACACCTGTCCTGGGCAACTACTTCGGCATGAACGAGGTGGGGGTGGCGATCGAGCATGGCCAGGCGAACCATGTCGTCGGCAACGTCTTCGACCGAGACGCCAAGGCCCTTGACATCTGGAGCAACCCGAGCCAAGACCCGAACTGGGGCTATCCGAAGGGTCATGACACCCGGAGCCGGGACTACGTGGTGACCGACAACGAGTTTAGGCAGGTCAGCGACACCGTCGCCGCAGTGCGGAGGACAAGCGGCTTTGACTTCCGGGCGAACAAGGTTCTTTTGTGCAAGCGTGTCTTCACTTTGGGCGAGTTGGCGACCGGGGTGGTCGCCAAGTCCAACATCGTGCAGAGCTACGGCACCGAAGAAGCCTGGCCCGCCGGGAGCAAAGACAACCTGTGGCGGCAG from Fimbriimonadaceae bacterium encodes the following:
- a CDS encoding outer membrane lipoprotein-sorting protein produces the protein MTTALTAAVSLILGQSHSIYDYVQPNLKDVSFTAKVGDANQKELAKINEDFAKSYRIKSTLVRLKEPMKLRVESELDPDNKIVMVLNGATQSYRYPRAGLGGKQNLSRSPGKRQTFLDFGLLTPGLFKDFYVPHFVRMDRDSGLAVFDLTFPKALDDTSRQRVFIDPSKHYIVKREWYAQEGNLRAVFHYDKPVQSGGVWIPTKTTVYNAERKVAGVTNYSGVRANSGLSEDLFRIG
- a CDS encoding right-handed parallel beta-helix repeat-containing protein, whose amino-acid sequence is MPVMWLALAVLEDHELKAGDVLSKSTNVVRRSYDFANDDETGRTSAVTVKGKGIVIDFQGATLRGTPATTPPDKRLGTALIVEGEDITVKNLNVRGYKLGLLARQVKGLKLINCDFSYNWKQHLGSTLEREDESDWMSYHHNEANEWFRYGAGAYLDRVTDFEVKGCTAVGGQCGLMMTKCERGLVWNNDFSFLSGLGVGMYRTSHVKVMHNKIDWCVRGYSHGVYNRGQDSAGILVFEQCMDNTFAYNSVTHGGDGFFLWAGQTTMDTGKGGCNNNLLYGNDFSHAPTNGIEATFSQNAFVNNLVLECWHGVWGGYSYDTPVLGNYFGMNEVGVAIEHGQANHVVGNVFDRDAKALDIWSNPSQDPNWGYPKGHDTRSRDYVVTDNEFRQVSDTVAAVRRTSGFDFRANKVLLCKRVFTLGELATGVVAKSNIVQSYGTEEAWPAGSKDNLWRQINTIKAPEWKSANKDDLSLPTATYLAQFKTNWSPGIGGRATTAVSDAVLKQVLAKRVPPLKGGMDPFLPAGTLRGRRYILVDEWGPYDFKSPLLWPRKQTTDADGRRVVEFEVLGPKGTWTVAQDDGVAAVSAKSGQVPGVLTATLAPGKATMVDLKLTYTGGATVDYRGVARDKGEPVTFGYKAFFMPIDWDVKFYDFDHDTQDPRTHMDGFNHAVSGTPVYEMKTQKLLLSGGRRPGPGQRGVYWTTWAVGTVEVPAGDYEIKVTSDDGVRVWVDGKLVIDNWTYHAPTLDKADLKLGPGKHKIEVRHFQLDGYGTLQVDLQPAAN